The following coding sequences are from one Portunus trituberculatus isolate SZX2019 chromosome 32, ASM1759143v1, whole genome shotgun sequence window:
- the LOC123512095 gene encoding uncharacterized protein LOC123512095, which translates to MTADTEDSTYQELVIRSRDCSDPVRPAPSGKDSLWLRTAPTLTVAAAATATRRGTASHWSFTAVPLIHVSPSQLLALRDFASQRPGKHLLHHHHHHRSPEIQLRIADILLFNACCHYHLIMVVSLYLDLLSLLNNNV; encoded by the exons ATGACGGCAGACACGGAAGATTCCACTTACCAG gagttggtGATCCGAAGCCGTGACTGCAGCGATCCCGTGCGTCCTGCACCATCAGGGAAGGACTCTCTCTGGCTTCGCACTGCGCCTACATTGACCGTTGCCGCCGCTGCTACCGCTACTCGGAGGGGCACTGCCTCGCATTGGTCCTTCACTGCCGTCCCGCTAATACACGTGTCGCCGTCGCAGCTACTGGCACTGAGGGACTTCGCCTCGCAGCGGCCTGGCAAacacctgctacaccaccaccaccaccaccggagtCCAGAGATTCAGCTTCGCATAGCAGACATCCTCCTATTCAACgcttgctgccactaccacctcatTATGGTGGTGTCACTGTACTTGGATCTGTTGTCTCTACTGAATAATAATGTGTAA